The Sulfolobus sp. A20 genomic interval CCTTCTTTGTAGAGGAGTTTGAGAAGAGCGAGAGGAAGAGGAAAGCCAATCTGAAAAAATTATACATAATTGACACTGGTTATCCGACGGCTTTAGGCTACGAATTTTCAATATCCAATGCAATGGAGAATTTAGTATACATAGAGCTTCTGAGGAGAGGGTATAGAGAAGTGTTTTACTGGAGGGGAAAGAGAGATGTGGATTTTGTAGTAGCTAAGAACTTCAATCCCATAACTCTAATTCAAGTGACGTATGCTACCGATAAGGTGGAGGATAGGGAAGTTGAGGCAATCATTGAGGCTAAGTCTGAGCTCAAGGTTGACAACGCGACGATAATAACATGGGACTATGAGGATGAGATAAAAGGCATTAAGGCTATACCAATGTGGAAGTGGTTGCTGGGCGAAGACAACTTAGTATAAATTTCTTACTGGTTTATTGTTAGTCCTAAAGGACGAGAATCCCCTTCAGCGGTTCATCAGTTCCACCCATCGATTCGGAATTATGTCTCATTCCTCAGATCATTCATAATACATTCATAAATCTCACTTACCTTATGAATGTTCTTTAGTTCAATAGACTCGTTAGGGTTATGAGCCTCTTTACCGGGTCCTATATTTATGACTTCAGAAAACTTGCTGAAGAAGATAGCGTCAAACCTTATTGCCGAAACTAATTTTTGAGGATTCACTCCTATTTTTCTTAGAACACAGTCCTCAGCTAGTTTCACTAATTTAGAATCTTTGTTTAACTCGTAGCCCTTAACAAATGATTTCACGTTCATCTCATACTCAACGTTTAACCTCTTAGCGATATCTCTAACTGTTTCCTTTATCTCCTCTTCAACATTCTCTTCATTAGGCAATGTAGTTCTATAAAAGCTAAATGAAAATTCCCCTGGCACAATACCGTCACTCTCACTGGAGTTAATAGTATATCCTCCTAAGTTTAAGGACAAAGGAAAATCCTTGACTTCTTTACTTTTAATTACTTTCCTATACTCCTCATCTATAGTTAAAGCCAGTTTAGAGGCTAATATAAAAGCGTTTTTTCCTTCATGGGACATACTAGCGTGGACTTGTTTACCCTTAACCTTAATCAAACCTCTGATGATACCATAATGTCCAACGTATATATTAGGAAAGCTTGGCTCAGCTATGATAGTGTATTTAGCTCTTATCCCTCTATTTTCTGTTAAAAACTTAGAACCTATTCCACCACTTTCTTCATCAGGCACAAAGGATATTTCCATGGGAATATCGTTATTTATAGAGAGGGCTTGATAAATACTTACAATACCACCCTTCATGTCAGAGACCCCCCTACCGTATGCTACGCCATTGACTACCTTCATCTTAAAGGGGTCACTCTCCCATCCATTACCTGGAGGTACTACATCATAATGTGCGTTGAAGTGTAGTATTGGATTTTCATCATTTCTAGCGTAAATTATAACTCTCTTGTGACCTCTATGTAAAGGAGAATAAATATAATGTTTTTCTAAAAATTCTTCTGGAATTTCAATTAATTCTACTTTAAAACCTATGTTTTCTAGAAGATCTTTTAGATATGAAGCCATCCTATCATATTCTCTTCCAGGAGGGTTAACTGTCCTAAATGAGACTAAATCCTCTAAAATCTTTACCTCTAAAGTCTTCAACTCTTCTTCAACCTCATAAGGTTTGACTCTCCTAACTTTTCCTTCAACTCTTTTAATTCACTCTCCTCGTAAACTCTTCCTCCCTTCTCTACATATTTAAGTACTTCTAAGCAAAACCTAGAAGCGTGTTCTAACATTTCAATATTTAAAACACCGGTTACATAACCCGGAATAACTTGTTTTGACACAGTAGCAATTCCTATTAGAGGAGAACTAGAATATAGCCAAGGTGAGACTAACGTACTTATGTGATAAACGTTATATTCCATTGGAGTCAAGTCCCCTGTGGTTAAGGGGACGAAATATACCTCATGCCCAGTAACCCTATTATAAATGTCTATTAAATCGTCCTTTACCTTCAGAATATATCCATCTTTTATCACATGGGTTATGGCGAAATCATCATACTTAGCTATCCTATTTCCCTTTGTTGAGTCTATAGATAATATCAGATTAGCCTCATTATCTACCTCCTCTTTTAGGGCTTCATCTAAGCCTACTAATGGTACCATGAAGTTAAAGGGCTCATGAGGAATCAACTTAGCATCTAAAGATATGTTTGTCACGAACGAGACATCAATGTCTAATTCAATTCCCTTTTCCCTTAGATTTAGTAATTCGAATAGGACTGTTAAGCTTATTATTGCCCCATCGGCATCAGATACTAAACCCTTCTCTTGGCTCATCTGTATTGCCCCTAACCTACCTAAGATTTCCACTCTCTCCCTCCCTTTTTTACCCTTATATAGGCACTTTATGTAAGTGACCTTGCCTAATTGTTTCTCCTCGTAGTGATCTATCCTTCCCTTCAATTTCTCTCTAATCTTATCTACTGGATCTTTAGACTCTAAAATGTCAATTACTTCCATTAACGTCTTCAGCATCATACTATCAGCTTCCCCGGATTTAGTATGTTATGAGGGTCTATCATCTTCTTGAACTTCTTCATTAAGTCCAATCTGAACTCCTCATCTACCCTATAATTTACTTCTATAGAATGAATTTCAAATGGAATCCCTTCCTTTAACATTATGTTGTCGATTACGTCGAAATTACTCTTATCAGATATAAATACGGTGTAAATTATTATCTCTCCTCTCAAAGTCATCACATCCCCATGAATCAAGACTTTACTGCCCAAAGCCTCCTTGACCTGCTTTACGATTCTAGAGAAGCTCTCTAAGGGTAACAATCTAACCTCGTAGAAGTACTCTTTAAAACTAGTTAATCTACTCATTGTAACGTAAATTGCTGCAAATGCTAATTCATCTAAAAACCTCATGTTGACCTCCTCTCCTAAGCTTAAAGTACTCGCAACTATTACGTTCCATTCACCTATCTTATCTAACCTATCTTTAGCTACCAGTGAAAGTGCCCCCTTATCTTCTATCGTAATTCTCCTAATCTTATCTCTATACTCTCCCATTTTCTTCAAGTACTTTGAGACTTCTTCTACATCATTGAAGGTTATTAGTTGATCCTTCCAGTCCTCGTAATCTACTATTGCCAATTCCGCTGAGGAAATTATACCAGTTGTTCCTGCAGCTTGGGCTATTGCTAAGGTATCCTTACCTTTTAGCTCATATTTTCCAGTAGGTCCTATAACTTTTATCGAATTTATTCCTCCATTATCGAAGTGATAGCCATATTGAAATGAGCCTATTCCTACGTCTCCTCCAGCTATATATCCTCCCAAGGTGGATATGTAAAAACTACTGGGATAAACTCTCAACTCTTTTCCCCTCTTTCTCAAGTACTGTAATGCCTTCAATACTTTCACACTAGGAGTTACTCTTACCCAATTATCATCTAGCTCTATTACTTCCTTCATTTTGTTAATATCTAACACTATGGTAGAAGGTGAAATAGGTAAGACTTGTCCTATAGTACTAGTCCCAGCTCCCCTAGCTAATAGTGGTATACGATATATATCACATAGCCTTACGGCATTAGATATGTCATCCTCATCCTCTGCCATAATGACTCCTATTACTTTTTTACCCATTTTTGACAAAATTGGAGAAACTAAATAAGGAGCCCTAGACTCTTCTTCCAGAATTTTATTGTCAGTAATAAATTTTTTACCGAACTCCTTTTCAAAAGCCTTAATAGCGATCTCAACTTCCATGAGAATATTTACGTAGAATATATATTAAAGTGTGATCTTTGACAGTGTAAAAGGGGAAAAGTTTCTAAATGTGACACATCAACATGGATATATTTTCTAAAAAATGTTAAAGCACTAACATAGTAATTCTTAAATAGTATAAGCAACAGTTCAATATAGGAATGAAAACATTATATAACGTTAAGTTTACAATAATGCACGAAGGATGTTGGACAGAAAGTGTTAACATTAAAGTTAAGACCATTAAAATTGATGAGTATAATTCCAAGAAAGTCAGAGTTATAATAGCATCTCCAATAAATTTGGTCAAAAACTTAGAAAATGCGGATAACGTTTATGAAATTATTAAGTTCAGAAAGCTTGGTGATGGTTATTTAATAGAATTTGTTGAAGATAGGAGCAATAGTATATCTGGAAAGATTTTAGAGTTGAGTGATAAGGTCTTATCTTATGAGAACGTGGTTGAGAGAAATACTGAGACGTGGAATTTAGTAGTTACTAACAAAAAGGTTTTAGATGATTTTAACGAGAAGTTTAAAATAAACCCTATACAAGTCAAGAAAGTAGGGATAAATGATATCCTAGGAAATAGACTAACTGAGAAGGAGATGAACGTGTTAAGGACCGCAATGATGATGGGTTATTTAGATTATCCTAGAAAAGTAAAAGCTAAGGATGTAGCTGAAGTTTTAGGAATTTCTAAACAAGATTTCTTATATCATTTAAGGAATGCGTTAAATAAGATCGTTTTATCCTCTTTTTGACTGTATAAAAAGTTCACCTTTAACATAGTTAAACACCAAAACGTTAATTTTTCCATTAATAAAAGAAAGATAAAAAATAAATATCTTTTCTTAAAAACTAAACATATGGACGAAAGAAAAGGATTAAAGAGGGACGTTTTAGGTACATGGCTAGTTGCTAGTTATGGAATAGCAGCAAATGCACCTATTGCAGTAGCTACGTTATATTTTGTAGGTATAGCTGGTTTGGCAGGTGGATCAATGCCTTTAGTCACTATACTCTCCTATTTAATTTATGCAACTACTTTAGTAGTAGTCTATGAGTGGAGTAAAAATATAGCAGCTTCCTATGGCTACGTGGCAATGATAAAGAAAGGATTAAACAGTAGTTTAGCCTCATTCATGGTTGGGTATGGATACATTTACCAATATTTGGTTGCAGGTGCAGCAGGGTTTGGAATATTAGGAGTAGCATCATTTCTTTACCTAGTCTATCCCTCAATACAGACCACTATGCCTTGGTTATGGGCAGTTATAGCAATAATAGTCACAGTGGAAACTACAATGATTATGTATCTTGGAGTTAAGCCAGGTGGAATGATAAATTTAATAATAGGTTTAATTTCAATAATTTTCTTAGTTATCACATCCATTATCTTAATAGTGATTGCGGGAAGTAAAAATACCCTATCACCATTTACAGCCCAACCGGTTAATGGAAACTGGGTTCTAATCTTAACTTCAATGATATTTGGGATAACGACCTTTGGAGGTGCTACCACACCAATAGGAGTAGCTGAGGAAGCAAAGATACCTAAAAAGACTTTACCTAAAGCGTTATTAATAGAATTTTTATTATTGGGTTTTGGACTTATACTAAATGCTTACGCTCAAACTGTCGTATATGGAGTTGATAAAATGTTTGATTACGCTAGTTTACCAGATCCTATGATAATAATTTATAGTAAATACTTTCCTACAGCAGTTGTAATACTTCTCATTGTATTGGTAGCGTTTATGTTCAACTCATCAACTATCGCCTTTGCGACAAGTGCAAGTAGAATGGTCTATGGTATGTCACGGGATAACGTCCTCTATCCTAAGACCTTCTCTAAAATAAATAAGTATGGTGTACCGGGAAATGCGATAATACTAATAGGCGCAATTGCCGGAACCTTAAGCTTAATTAGCGGTTATATATTAGGTCCACTTGAGGCTAGTATATTCCTCATCACTTTTGGATCATTCTATGTAGCATTCGGTCATTTGTTCGCAGCAATTGGATTGATGAAGTATAAAATTAGTATGAAAGAGAAATTAAACTTGTTAAAACATATCGTAGTTCCTATAATATCGGCATTAGTATATATTTTGACGATATACTTTGGAACTTATCCAGCTCCAGCCTTTCCATTAAATATCGCAGTTTATTTAGCTTGGGCTGTACTATTTATACACGGTCTAGTGTACTATATATTAAAGAAAAAGAACCCCGAGATTATGAAGAAGTTCGGTGATTTCAGTTTATGACAAATAAAAGATAAGCCTAATTAGGGTGGGAAGGAGATCAGCTTTATTTAACGATTAGGAGAAAGAGCTGATAATGAGTCTGCAAGAACTTATACCCATCTTGATTATTATGAAATTAGATTTGTTAGATACTTCTAAAACTATTCAACTGATGAGAGAGTAGTGAAAGGAAAGGTTTTTTATTCTACGACAATTGAGGTAATTATTGTAACTCCTTCTTTCTCCAACTCCTCCTTAATCTTCCTTTCAACGTAGTTTGCTATTAAGAACAGTTTTACTGGCTTGTTGAAGAGTTGTGGGACTAACTTCTTTCTAATAAGTATTTGCTCTAAAGCACCCTCATCAGCAAAGTTCTTAACTTCAAAGACATAAACGTAATCATCAGTCTCATAAAAATCAACCTCAAATATCCTACCCTTATCTATAACGCCAAGAGTATCAACAATACTACCGTGCTTAACATTATTTGGATTTATCCCATGCAACTCCAAAGCCTCCTTATAAACCATCATAATAGTCCTCTCCAAACCCTTACCAGCCCTACTAGTAAAACTACCAATCTCAGTAGCAAGCTTACTCATAAGCTTAGAATTCTCCCTAATAGCCTCTCCCTGCTCCTTTACAGCTTCTTGTAGACTTTTGATCGCTTCCCCCTGCTGTTTTACTGCTTCTTGTAGGCTTTTAATAGCCTCCCCATGTTCTTTTAAAATTTCACCTTGTTGTTTAATAGCATCTTGTAGGCTTTTAATAGCTTCCCCGTGTTCTTTTAAAATTTCTCCTTGTTTCTTAACAGTTTCTTGTAAGCTTTTGATCGCCTCTCCTTGTTGTTTTACAGTCTCTTCTAGGCTTTTGATCGTTTCTTGTAGGCTTTTTATGGCGCTGCTGTTCTCTTCTAATTTCTTTATTACTACTTCGTCTTTTAGCTTGTCGTAAATTTTGTTTGCTAATGCTGATATGAATTTAGGATCATTTAACAGCTTTTCAATCATCTCGTCAGTCTCAATTGCCATACAGTTTTAATCTTTAAAGAAAGGGCTTAATATTTATTTCCTTTCCGAAACCTAACTTCCTCTCCTTAAGGAGATCCCCCTAATTGGTTCTCATAAGAGTGGTAGTAGAGAAGCTTAGAGAATTATTGTTGCAACAATGCGTCTCTGACCTCTTCTTGTCTTAAAGGGCGAGGCTTGCCCTTCCTTTGTCAGTGGGCAGTATAGTTCACAAAATCAGATCCCCTTTGGGACTAGCGGAATTCAGCTTTCTAATTTTCTTATTTTCTCTATCAAATATCTAGATATTATTATGAATATGATAGCAAAGATTATGAGAGCAATAAAAGGGTTGAGACTTAAAATATTAGCCTTAGTAATTCCAATATAAACAATTACTGATAGTGTAAACGCTAAAGTAATGATGGAAATTATTGACCTTGACAAGGCACTTAACTCACTCTCTATTTCCTTTTTATCAAAGCCCTTAAGATTAAACTCTTTGACGTATCTACTATATAACTTATCCATGTAAGCTAATATTAGAGAGTACTCTGGTGCTATTATTGACCCATTAAAGAGAGGTATATCGCTTATCCTTATTAGGGCTATATGAAAGACAAAAGGTATATAGCCTTGAGATAAAATTGAGATGAAGGAGGTTAATATCAGCGAGAACCATGAAGCGTAGTGAAGATTATTCCTTAAGAGACTGATGGCTCCAATCGCACCTATAATAGAAATTATTACAATTCCTAATGTGGTATATCCCATTAAGAGAATAATTATGAAAGGTAACATGGGAAGTATAATAGATAAAGAAATTAGTGTAGGCCTCATCATAAATCAGCCATGTACTTTGATATCTTAGCTACAACCTTACCGATACTCTCACAGACTGGATCCCAGCTTACTACTTTTGCATTACTTGGCAACTTCTCATAAATTAGCTCTTTCTTATCTCTTATAAACCACTCGTTACAAGGATTTCCCTCTACTACGTTTTTTAGTAATATATTATCTGGTATTATATCAACTATAATTACTCTTTTATTAGAAAAAACGCTAGACAAGTAAGCTAAGTTGTTTTCCATTAGATTTGTGACTATGATCATTATTGGTTTCATTGAACTCCACGCTTTTAATACACTCTTATCAATTACTCCCGTATAAGCTGGGTATCCTCTTACTCTCATTAGAGCACTCATTAATCTATAATATTGGTCCGAATCAGAACTCGGAATTACTTTCTCCCCAGAAGGAATAGTCCATAAGCCAACGTTATAACCTTGCCTCAATAATACCTTACTTAAAGAGAGGATAAGAGATATTCCATACTCTAGTGAGTTCTCGACCTCAGTTCCGAACCTCATCATCCAACTTCTATCTAATAATATGATAATACTTCTAACTCCTTCCCTTTCGTATTCATTGATCATTAACTCGTTCCCAGGATTTCTCGCCGTTGCCTTCCAGTTAATGAACTTATAGGGATCTCCTATTTCATATTTCCTTATTGACTTAAAGTCAGTTGAATAAGGTCCGACTTTTGATGGGGAAAATCTAGGGAAGGCTTCCTTAGGCTTAATGTTGTTGGGTATTCTATAAATTATCTTTATTTTAGGCAATACTTTTACTTCTTCTTTTATGTTGATAGAATCCTTGATTATTTCATGAGCACCAAAGGGATGATAAAAAGTATATTCAACTTTATCTAATGGATAAACCCCTCTCTTTAACGCCTTCAAAGTATATTCAAAGTCCTTATTAACCCTTTTAAATCCCTTAAATATTACGTGAACGTTCGTACCTTTAACGAGTTCAAAGCCTTCAGCCATTTGAGTCTTTGGTATGGGAGGTGATCTAAAGATTATTAATCCAAATCCTTTTTCCAAGTTTACATTGACCTTGACTTTTAACTCATCTCCCACGTAGATAACATTTTTTTCAACGCTTACTGAAATATGTATTAGCGGTCTCTCATCTAGATTTAGGGCTAGGAAAATTATAAATAAAGGGAAAAGTATTGCGATTATATACCATTTAGAGGTAGTCATTACTAGAACTAACGCCATGAATATTGGTAGTATTGAAAGAATGATAATAGTCTTGTTTAGTTCCTTCATTGCAATCTCACTTCGGTACTGGAAGTTTATTAAGATATTCAAAGATTATTTCCTCTCCCTTAACTCCTTCAAGCGATATCTCAGGCTTCAACACTATTCTATGTGACAATACTTCAATGGCTACCCTCTTCACGTCATCTGGTATCACGTAATCTCTTCCCTCTATGAAGGCAACACTCCTACTTACGCTCATCAAAGATATCAATGCCCTAGGGCTAGGTCCAGCTAAAATCCTAGGATCATCTCTTATAGTCTTAAAACTAACAATGTATTTCATCACTTCATCACTAACTTTAACGCCATATTCTATTAAGTTCCTAATCTTTATCAGATCGCTTTCACTCATCATAACCTTTATTTGTGATAGGGGATCATTACTACGCCACGAGATCCTCCTCTTCAATAACTCAACTTCGTCTTTGGGATAGCCTAACTTAATCCTTATCAAGAATCTGTCTAACTGAGCCTCTGGTAGTGGATAAGTTCCCTCCAATTCTATTGGGTTTTGAGTTGCAACTACTATGAACGGATTTGGGAGTTTAATCGTCTCTCCCTCAATTGTGACTTGCCCTTCTTGCATAGCTTCTAAGAGTGCCGATTGAACCTTAGGTGGAGCCCTATTTATTTCATCAGCTAAGATGAAGTTGGCAAAGATAGGTCCTAGAACGGTCTCAAATGTTCCCTTATCTTGTCTCCATACCTTAGTACC includes:
- a CDS encoding M20 family metallopeptidase is translated as MKTLEVKILEDLVSFRTVNPPGREYDRMASYLKDLLENIGFKVELIEIPEEFLEKHYIYSPLHRGHKRVIIYARNDENPILHFNAHYDVVPPGNGWESDPFKMKVVNGVAYGRGVSDMKGGIVSIYQALSINNDIPMEISFVPDEESGGIGSKFLTENRGIRAKYTIIAEPSFPNIYVGHYGIIRGLIKVKGKQVHASMSHEGKNAFILASKLALTIDEEYRKVIKSKEVKDFPLSLNLGGYTINSSESDGIVPGEFSFSFYRTTLPNEENVEEEIKETVRDIAKRLNVEYEMNVKSFVKGYELNKDSKLVKLAEDCVLRKIGVNPQKLVSAIRFDAIFFSKFSEVINIGPGKEAHNPNESIELKNIHKVSEIYECIMNDLRNET
- a CDS encoding DUF1177 domain-containing protein: MMLKTLMEVIDILESKDPVDKIREKLKGRIDHYEEKQLGKVTYIKCLYKGKKGRERVEILGRLGAIQMSQEKGLVSDADGAIISLTVLFELLNLREKGIELDIDVSFVTNISLDAKLIPHEPFNFMVPLVGLDEALKEEVDNEANLILSIDSTKGNRIAKYDDFAITHVIKDGYILKVKDDLIDIYNRVTGHEVYFVPLTTGDLTPMEYNVYHISTLVSPWLYSSSPLIGIATVSKQVIPGYVTGVLNIEMLEHASRFCLEVLKYVEKGGRVYEESELKELKEKLGESNLMRLKKS
- a CDS encoding FAD-binding oxidoreductase codes for the protein MEVEIAIKAFEKEFGKKFITDNKILEEESRAPYLVSPILSKMGKKVIGVIMAEDEDDISNAVRLCDIYRIPLLARGAGTSTIGQVLPISPSTIVLDINKMKEVIELDDNWVRVTPSVKVLKALQYLRKRGKELRVYPSSFYISTLGGYIAGGDVGIGSFQYGYHFDNGGINSIKVIGPTGKYELKGKDTLAIAQAAGTTGIISSAELAIVDYEDWKDQLITFNDVEEVSKYLKKMGEYRDKIRRITIEDKGALSLVAKDRLDKIGEWNVIVASTLSLGEEVNMRFLDELAFAAIYVTMSRLTSFKEYFYEVRLLPLESFSRIVKQVKEALGSKVLIHGDVMTLRGEIIIYTVFISDKSNFDVIDNIMLKEGIPFEIHSIEVNYRVDEEFRLDLMKKFKKMIDPHNILNPGKLIV
- a CDS encoding helix-turn-helix domain-containing protein; translated protein: MKTLYNVKFTIMHEGCWTESVNIKVKTIKIDEYNSKKVRVIIASPINLVKNLENADNVYEIIKFRKLGDGYLIEFVEDRSNSISGKILELSDKVLSYENVVERNTETWNLVVTNKKVLDDFNEKFKINPIQVKKVGINDILGNRLTEKEMNVLRTAMMMGYLDYPRKVKAKDVAEVLGISKQDFLYHLRNALNKIVLSSF
- a CDS encoding APC family permease, coding for MDERKGLKRDVLGTWLVASYGIAANAPIAVATLYFVGIAGLAGGSMPLVTILSYLIYATTLVVVYEWSKNIAASYGYVAMIKKGLNSSLASFMVGYGYIYQYLVAGAAGFGILGVASFLYLVYPSIQTTMPWLWAVIAIIVTVETTMIMYLGVKPGGMINLIIGLISIIFLVITSIILIVIAGSKNTLSPFTAQPVNGNWVLILTSMIFGITTFGGATTPIGVAEEAKIPKKTLPKALLIEFLLLGFGLILNAYAQTVVYGVDKMFDYASLPDPMIIIYSKYFPTAVVILLIVLVAFMFNSSTIAFATSASRMVYGMSRDNVLYPKTFSKINKYGVPGNAIILIGAIAGTLSLISGYILGPLEASIFLITFGSFYVAFGHLFAAIGLMKYKISMKEKLNLLKHIVVPIISALVYILTIYFGTYPAPAFPLNIAVYLAWAVLFIHGLVYYILKKKNPEIMKKFGDFSL
- a CDS encoding DUF58 domain-containing protein, with product MKELNKTIIILSILPIFMALVLVMTTSKWYIIAILFPLFIIFLALNLDERPLIHISVSVEKNVIYVGDELKVKVNVNLEKGFGLIIFRSPPIPKTQMAEGFELVKGTNVHVIFKGFKRVNKDFEYTLKALKRGVYPLDKVEYTFYHPFGAHEIIKDSINIKEEVKVLPKIKIIYRIPNNIKPKEAFPRFSPSKVGPYSTDFKSIRKYEIGDPYKFINWKATARNPGNELMINEYEREGVRSIIILLDRSWMMRFGTEVENSLEYGISLILSLSKVLLRQGYNVGLWTIPSGEKVIPSSDSDQYYRLMSALMRVRGYPAYTGVIDKSVLKAWSSMKPIMIIVTNLMENNLAYLSSVFSNKRVIIVDIIPDNILLKNVVEGNPCNEWFIRDKKELIYEKLPSNAKVVSWDPVCESIGKVVAKISKYMADL
- a CDS encoding MoxR family ATPase, giving the protein MSEISYMTKKVNEVIDEIMKYFVGEREVIVKIIASILANGHVLMEDVPGIGKTFLSKVLAKVLGLKYSRIQFTPDLLPSDIIGTKVWRQDKGTFETVLGPIFANFILADEINRAPPKVQSALLEAMQEGQVTIEGETIKLPNPFIVVATQNPIELEGTYPLPEAQLDRFLIRIKLGYPKDEVELLKRRISWRSNDPLSQIKVMMSESDLIKIRNLIEYGVKVSDEVMKYIVSFKTIRDDPRILAGPSPRALISLMSVSRSVAFIEGRDYVIPDDVKRVAIEVLSHRIVLKPEISLEGVKGEEIIFEYLNKLPVPK